One window of Pieris napi chromosome 14, ilPieNapi1.2, whole genome shotgun sequence genomic DNA carries:
- the LOC125056280 gene encoding uncharacterized protein LOC125056280, translated as MEEIKSILKSMQEAINQQKRDMQDMKEDIKETINRSINEKFRELENQNKILEEKLEVQISKLNTLERNSRRKNLLIFGIEENEQGYWDLEKSVVGIIDKYLDIKCDKNSIEYIRRLGKKGEKTRPIVITLATMGLKIKILKQKKKFESTPYYVKEDFPLEILNKRKELQKEVNTEREKGRLAILKYDKIIFLNNKNTDPERSRPGKKKRNLSSSPESIEENRNTNILRKAAKKVNKNNHIEKYLTKAINSKRPSLEEATISLNIAE; from the coding sequence ATGGAggaaattaaaagtatattaaaatcaatgcAGGAGGCAATAAACCAACAAAAACGCGACATGCAGGATATGAAGGAAGATATTAAAGAGACAATTAATAGAAGCATAAATGAAAAGTTTAGAGAGCTGGAAaaccaaaacaaaatattagaaGAAAAACTCGAAGTCCAAATAAGCAAATTAAACACACTAGAGAGGAACTCGCGACGAAAAAACCTGCTTATTTTTGGAATAGAGGAAAATGAACAAGGCTACTGGGACTTAGAAAAAAGCGTTGTGGGcataattgataaatatttagatatcaAATGCGACAAAAACAGCATCGAGTACATAAGAAGACTTGGAAAAAAGGGGGAGAAGACCAGACCCATAGTTATCACACTAGCAACGATGgggctaaaaataaaaatccttaaacaaaagaaaaaatttgAATCTACACCGTACTATGTTAAAGAAGATTTTCCTTTAGAAATTCTTAACAAACGCAAAGAATTGCAAAAAGAAGTAAACACAGAACGAGAAAAAGGAAGACTAGCGATTCTCAagtatgataaaattattttcttaaataataaaaacactgaCCCTGAAAGATCAAGACCAGGGAAAAAGAAGAGAAACCTGTCATCGTCACCAGAGTCGATAGAAGAAAACCGCAACACCAATATACTTAGAAAAGCAGcgaaaaaagtaaataaaaacaaccatattGAAAAGTACTTGACAAAagcaataaattcaaaacgtCCCTCTTTAGAAGAAGCTACAATATCTCTAAACATCGCAGAATAA